The genomic interval GATTGCCCATGACTGACTTGCGTATTCGAGACGTATACTTGCTTGGGAGCAACCTGAGATACCCTTCATCCGATACCTCGACGCCACAACAGAAGCCCTTATAGGCCCCGCCAATTCCGTTCCTGTCACCAGCCAGGAGGCGCCCGTCTAGGTCGAcgggtcaggtcaaactggCTGGGTGGTGGAGTGGTTTAAGGTCAACTTTCAATTATACGCCAACcagcctactcgacgacaggcttAGCGAGTACCCGAGTTCGAATCCCAGCATGAGCaccaagagatgtagccACACAGGTggtgaactctttttttttctttttcccttTCTACCTCCATAGGTAGTGGGCACCGCCTGCGTTGCTCATATTGGAGTGAATCGTTTTCCTGTAGGTGTCTGTGTTCCTTTACCGAGGGATCGCCTTCATCACTCCCCTGCCGTCGCCTCACCGGTGTCGACCATGAAGCCAGGACTCCAGTACTCCCATTCGGGACACTGCTTGTCCACCCACAACATACCCTCGCCAAGAAGATCCTCCAAGGCAGTCTGGGCTCGTGCCCTCGGCCATCGAAGATTAACCATTAGCATTGAGATGCTCACGTATCCCAGCACCTGCACGGCCTCCAACACCGCGCTCTGGTCCGTATTGAGCTCCTTGGGTACACTCCGAATGTACGACTTACTCCCGACCTTGATGACGCTATGCGAGCTACCCAACGGCTTCAAGGTACCGACGGCTCTCAGCACGTCGTCCTCCGTCACCTCGCTCGCGCCCTCCATGCGTCCCTTCATGATGCGCTCCCGAACCTCACGGACGCCAATCAACCCGCCGTTCTCGTCACGCGTCGCGCTGCAAACCTCCACCACGCGCACCGCCAGCTCAAAGTAGAAGTCATTGACTGACCGACCGAGCAGCTGCGCCCATATTGACGACGACCCACCCCCGCCCGAGGACGATGAAG from Colletotrichum lupini chromosome 2, complete sequence carries:
- a CDS encoding EAP30/Vps36 family protein, giving the protein MSRKGVGLAAFDRSRITSAQYASHGSNLRTSNSQALETQLSVFRSLLQQFAQTHAKDIRSDPSFRAQFARMCSAIGVDPLASSSSSSGGGGSSSIWAQLLGRSVNDFYFELAVRVVEVCSATRDENGGLIGVREVRERIMKGRMEGASEVTEDDVLRAVGTLKPLGSSHSVIKVGSKSYIRSVPKELNTDQSAVLEAVQVLGYVSISMLMVNLRWPRARAQTALEDLLGEGMLWVDKQCPEWEYWSPGFMVDTGEATAGE